In the Oscarella lobularis chromosome 14, ooOscLobu1.1, whole genome shotgun sequence genome, one interval contains:
- the LOC136195211 gene encoding uncharacterized protein isoform X2 has translation MAWLRQILRKNDSSDGDSQTIAPEKRRFHECALVDDHLHLFGGLHGSKYFPRNEIFVMNVRRAEKKWIRRLTRGRTIPPPCRGARCVVIEKMIFSYGGRTKERRRLGIVYRLDPKKMEWIEVATPIGGKKPHERSHCCLCAIGSRMIMFGGESEKKIPRDQLQSGATQDEDNWTNDIYEFRLEEGNEKGMWLDLELSGTRPKPLVVAAMAIIDEHRALLHGRDVEEESHSILIDLNRKLWTIIDFNVKPSTRRDHTICQLVTEGLEDESICLLVGGHMIYRTNSDYVYVLDCDNSKAYPMDVDPQLGKVMEHTCHCVQNEDKTTDVIVSGGFDSTSFSYRPILSCFHLDVKKEPYMKIKRDILSSRRGASVRAATSSPRLSLPSERENIEMMQRELEHLRRICSELTEEKSSISLLQKEIIQIREELISSHRLIERKDGEITQIKQELASVKGEASNAQRRYREELTSVQRQRSVALTRCETLEASRDEMKRRLDEFTDVLNLSPDEVHLSSQNLGSGSFAGVSVGQWRGMRVAVKKIHELITSQRNVAMFRREVLVCSRLHHPNIMVVCGAVITEGSPLQIVMELLEGSVSEVIDAAHASRSYLTNYEQLSIAMDMTSGISYLHQIRPRPYVHGDIRPSNVLVTRDMKVKVGDLGAAHIIESSLSAGPMSPPYLAPERFSESGSPATSSTLNSDVYSVGVSLLEIFTGVGPIPEERQTQLDALASRPDLFMLCSRLIGRNPANRMSAQRCFDTLKVNFVEHERGLTDENILTAKRIVSGVFEGDTHKVILQKISLD, from the exons ATGGCGTGGCTTCGTCAAATACTTCGCAAAAACGACTCCTCCGACGGCGACTCTCAAACCATCGCACCCGAGAAACGGCGTTTTCATGAATGCGCGTTGGTCgacgatcatcttcatctcttcggtGGCCTCCATGGATCAAAATACTTTCCCCGCAATGAAATCTTTGTGATGAATGTTCGAAGAGCGGAAAAGAAGTGGATCCGTCGATTGACTCGAGGTCGAACGATTCCTCCACCTTGTAGGGGAGCACGATGTGTTGTCATCGAAAAGATGATCTTCTCATACGGGGGAAGAACaaaagagcgtcgtcgcctgggaatcgtttatcgtctcgatccgaagaaaatggaatggATCGAAGTAGCGACGCCTAtcggaggaaagaaaccgcACGAACGCTCACACTGCTGTTTGTGTGCGATTGGATCAAGAatgatcatgtttgggggagagagcgaaaagaagatTCCTCGTGATCAACTCCAGTCTGGGGCAACTCAGGATGAAGACAACTGGACTAATgatatttatgaatttcgacttgaagagggaaatgaaaaag GAATGTGGTTGGATTTGGAATTAAGTGGAACACGACCAAAACCACTTGTTGTCGCTGCCATGGCAATCATTGATGAGCATCGAGCATTACTTCATGGAAGGGACGTGGAGGAAGAATCTCACtctattttaattgatttaaaTCGCAAA TTGTGGACAATCATTGATTTCAATGTGAAACCTTCAACAAGACGCGACCATACAATTTGTCAATTAGTGACAGAAGGattagaagacgaatcaaTTTGTCTTCTCGTTGGTGGTCACATGATCTACAGAACAAATTCAGACTATGTTTACGTTCTGGATTGTGACAATTCCAAAGCATATCCG ATGGACGTCGATCCACAATTGGGAAAAGTTATGGAGCACACATGTCATTGTGTGcagaacgaagacaagactactgacgtcattgtctcTGGTGGTTTTGACTCCACCTCATTTTCGTACCGGCCTATTCTTAGCTGTTTTCATCTTG ACGTGAAGAAGGAGCCGTACATGAAAATTAAACGAGATATTCTCTCGTCGAGACGGGGGGCGTCAGTTCGTGCAGCCACTTCATCTCCGCGTCTTTCACTTCCaagtgagagagaaaatattGAAATGATGCAACGCGAGCTCGAGCATTTGCGACGAATATGCTCTGAATTGaccgaagaaaaatcgtctattAG TctcctgcaaaaagaaatcattcAAATTAG AGAAGAACTGATCTCTTCTCATCGTCTTATTGAGCGCAAAGACGGAGAAATTACACAGATCAa gCAAGAATTAGCGTCTGTTAAAGGAGAAGCATCTAATGCTCAGCGTCGTTACAG GGAGGAACTGACGTCAGTGCAACGCCAACGTAGTGTTGCATTGACACGCTGCGAGACCCTTGAAGCATCTCGTGACGAGATGAAGCGACGCCTCGACGAGTTCACTGACGTGTTGAACCTTAGTCCAGACGAAGTTCACCTGTCAAGCCAAAACCTCGGGTCAGGATCTTTTGCAG GCGTTTCCGTGGGCCAATGGCGCGGAATGAGAGTGGCcgtgaagaaaattcacgAGCTCATTACAAGTCAACGCAACGTGGCAAtgtttcgacgagaagtccTCGTATGCAGTCGACTCCATCATCCCAATATAATGGTCGTATGTGGAGCGGTCATAACCGAAGGATCTCCTCTCCAAATCGTCATGGAATTACTCGAAGGATCCGTCAGTGAAGTCATCGACGCCGCCCACGCATCCAGATCCTATTTGACCAATTACGAGCAGCTGTCTATTGCCAtggatatgacgtcaggtaTATCGTATCTTCATCAGATTCGTCCTCGACCCTACGTCCACGGCGACATTCGCCCGTCAAATGTTCTCGTCACGAGAGATATGAAGGTAAAAGTGGGTGACTTGGGAGCGGCTCATATTATCGAGAGTTCTCTGTCCGCTGGTCCAATGAGCCCTCCTTATCTCGCTCCAGAAAGGTTTTCTGAGTCTGGCAGTCCTGCCACTTCGAGCACGTTGAATAGTGACGTGTACAGCGTGGGCGTGTCATTACTTGAGATCTTTACGGGTGTGGGTCCTATTCCAGAGGAGAGGCAGACTCAGCTTGATGCTCTTGCTAGTCGTCCTGATTTATTCATGCTTTGCTCTCGCTTGATTGGTCGTAATCCCGCCAATCGAATGTCAGCACAAAGGTGCTTTGACACGCTAAAAGTTAATTTTGTCGAACATGAAAGGGGTTTAACAGATGAAAACATTCTCACAGCAAAGCGAATAGTTAGTGGTGTTTTTGAGGGAGACACTCATAAGGTCATCCTCCAAAAAATATCCCTCGATTGA
- the LOC136195211 gene encoding uncharacterized protein isoform X1, with translation MAWLRQILRKNDSSDGDSQTIAPEKRRFHECALVDDHLHLFGGLHGSKYFPRNEIFVMNVRRAEKKWIRRLTRGRTIPPPCRGARCVVIEKMIFSYGGRTKERRRLGIVYRLDPKKMEWIEVATPIGGKKPHERSHCCLCAIGSRMIMFGGESEKKIPRDQLQSGATQDEDNWTNDIYEFRLEEGNEKGMWLDLELSGTRPKPLVVAAMAIIDEHRALLHGRDVEEESHSILIDLNRKLWTIIDFNVKPSTRRDHTICQLVTEGLEDESICLLVGGHMIYRTNSDYVYVLDCDNSKAYPMDVDPQLGKVMEHTCHCVQNEDKTTDVIVSGGFDSTSFSYRPILSCFHLDVKKEPYMKIKRDILSSRRGASVRAATSSPRLSLPSERENIEMMQRELEHLRRICSELTEEKSSIRLYIMLYTTVKHNVIFLFFRNELVSTQSLLQKEIIQIREELISSHRLIERKDGEITQIKQELASVKGEASNAQRRYREELTSVQRQRSVALTRCETLEASRDEMKRRLDEFTDVLNLSPDEVHLSSQNLGSGSFAGVSVGQWRGMRVAVKKIHELITSQRNVAMFRREVLVCSRLHHPNIMVVCGAVITEGSPLQIVMELLEGSVSEVIDAAHASRSYLTNYEQLSIAMDMTSGISYLHQIRPRPYVHGDIRPSNVLVTRDMKVKVGDLGAAHIIESSLSAGPMSPPYLAPERFSESGSPATSSTLNSDVYSVGVSLLEIFTGVGPIPEERQTQLDALASRPDLFMLCSRLIGRNPANRMSAQRCFDTLKVNFVEHERGLTDENILTAKRIVSGVFEGDTHKVILQKISLD, from the exons ATGGCGTGGCTTCGTCAAATACTTCGCAAAAACGACTCCTCCGACGGCGACTCTCAAACCATCGCACCCGAGAAACGGCGTTTTCATGAATGCGCGTTGGTCgacgatcatcttcatctcttcggtGGCCTCCATGGATCAAAATACTTTCCCCGCAATGAAATCTTTGTGATGAATGTTCGAAGAGCGGAAAAGAAGTGGATCCGTCGATTGACTCGAGGTCGAACGATTCCTCCACCTTGTAGGGGAGCACGATGTGTTGTCATCGAAAAGATGATCTTCTCATACGGGGGAAGAACaaaagagcgtcgtcgcctgggaatcgtttatcgtctcgatccgaagaaaatggaatggATCGAAGTAGCGACGCCTAtcggaggaaagaaaccgcACGAACGCTCACACTGCTGTTTGTGTGCGATTGGATCAAGAatgatcatgtttgggggagagagcgaaaagaagatTCCTCGTGATCAACTCCAGTCTGGGGCAACTCAGGATGAAGACAACTGGACTAATgatatttatgaatttcgacttgaagagggaaatgaaaaag GAATGTGGTTGGATTTGGAATTAAGTGGAACACGACCAAAACCACTTGTTGTCGCTGCCATGGCAATCATTGATGAGCATCGAGCATTACTTCATGGAAGGGACGTGGAGGAAGAATCTCACtctattttaattgatttaaaTCGCAAA TTGTGGACAATCATTGATTTCAATGTGAAACCTTCAACAAGACGCGACCATACAATTTGTCAATTAGTGACAGAAGGattagaagacgaatcaaTTTGTCTTCTCGTTGGTGGTCACATGATCTACAGAACAAATTCAGACTATGTTTACGTTCTGGATTGTGACAATTCCAAAGCATATCCG ATGGACGTCGATCCACAATTGGGAAAAGTTATGGAGCACACATGTCATTGTGTGcagaacgaagacaagactactgacgtcattgtctcTGGTGGTTTTGACTCCACCTCATTTTCGTACCGGCCTATTCTTAGCTGTTTTCATCTTG ACGTGAAGAAGGAGCCGTACATGAAAATTAAACGAGATATTCTCTCGTCGAGACGGGGGGCGTCAGTTCGTGCAGCCACTTCATCTCCGCGTCTTTCACTTCCaagtgagagagaaaatattGAAATGATGCAACGCGAGCTCGAGCATTTGCGACGAATATGCTCTGAATTGaccgaagaaaaatcgtctattAGGTTATATATTATGTTGTATACTACTGTAAAGCATaatgtaatttttttgttttttcgaAATGAACTGGTCTCTACCCAAAGTctcctgcaaaaagaaatcattcAAATTAG AGAAGAACTGATCTCTTCTCATCGTCTTATTGAGCGCAAAGACGGAGAAATTACACAGATCAa gCAAGAATTAGCGTCTGTTAAAGGAGAAGCATCTAATGCTCAGCGTCGTTACAG GGAGGAACTGACGTCAGTGCAACGCCAACGTAGTGTTGCATTGACACGCTGCGAGACCCTTGAAGCATCTCGTGACGAGATGAAGCGACGCCTCGACGAGTTCACTGACGTGTTGAACCTTAGTCCAGACGAAGTTCACCTGTCAAGCCAAAACCTCGGGTCAGGATCTTTTGCAG GCGTTTCCGTGGGCCAATGGCGCGGAATGAGAGTGGCcgtgaagaaaattcacgAGCTCATTACAAGTCAACGCAACGTGGCAAtgtttcgacgagaagtccTCGTATGCAGTCGACTCCATCATCCCAATATAATGGTCGTATGTGGAGCGGTCATAACCGAAGGATCTCCTCTCCAAATCGTCATGGAATTACTCGAAGGATCCGTCAGTGAAGTCATCGACGCCGCCCACGCATCCAGATCCTATTTGACCAATTACGAGCAGCTGTCTATTGCCAtggatatgacgtcaggtaTATCGTATCTTCATCAGATTCGTCCTCGACCCTACGTCCACGGCGACATTCGCCCGTCAAATGTTCTCGTCACGAGAGATATGAAGGTAAAAGTGGGTGACTTGGGAGCGGCTCATATTATCGAGAGTTCTCTGTCCGCTGGTCCAATGAGCCCTCCTTATCTCGCTCCAGAAAGGTTTTCTGAGTCTGGCAGTCCTGCCACTTCGAGCACGTTGAATAGTGACGTGTACAGCGTGGGCGTGTCATTACTTGAGATCTTTACGGGTGTGGGTCCTATTCCAGAGGAGAGGCAGACTCAGCTTGATGCTCTTGCTAGTCGTCCTGATTTATTCATGCTTTGCTCTCGCTTGATTGGTCGTAATCCCGCCAATCGAATGTCAGCACAAAGGTGCTTTGACACGCTAAAAGTTAATTTTGTCGAACATGAAAGGGGTTTAACAGATGAAAACATTCTCACAGCAAAGCGAATAGTTAGTGGTGTTTTTGAGGGAGACACTCATAAGGTCATCCTCCAAAAAATATCCCTCGATTGA
- the LOC136195212 gene encoding uncharacterized protein gives MVVRVMASLRRILRKNDSPDKDSQAISPEKRCFHECALVDDHLHLFGGFHGSKYFPRYEIFVTNVRRAEKKWIRRLTGGRTIPPPCQGARCVVIDKMIYSYGGRTKERRCLGIVYRLDPKKMEWMEVATPIGGKKPHERSSCCLCAIASRMIMFGGRSEEKIPRDQLQSGATQDKYNWSNDIYEFRLEEGNEKGMWLDLELSGTRPKPLVVAAMATIDEHRALLHGRDVENESHSILIDLNRKLWTVIDFNVKPSARRGHAICELVTEGLEDESICLLLGGQIFDETNSDYVYVLDCDNSKAYPMDVDSQLGKVMWHTCHCVQNEDKTNDVIVSGGNDSTSWPYSFRPILSGFHLDVKNELYMKIKRDILSSRRGASVRAATSSPRLSLPSEREDIEMMQRELEHLRRRCSELTKEKSSIREELTSSHRLVERKDGELAQIRRELASVQEEKDEQISSIQQQLAASQRLGQDKDGVITRIRDQLTTVQRNHNVALTRCQTLEASRNEMKRRLEEFTDVLNIREDEVHLTDQKVGFGGFASVFVSRWRGMTVAVKEIHELITNQRNMALFKQEVLVCSRLHHPNILTVCGAVMAEGIPLQMVMELLEGSVSEVIDAAHTTGSYLTIYEQLSIAIDMTSGISYLHQIRPRPYVHGDVRPSNILVTRDMKVKVGDLGTAHLIESSLSAGPVSQQYLAPERSPRSDGTAASSSLPSDVYSVGVSLIEIFTGVGPIPEVRQTQLDALANRPNLLMLCSRLIDDDPNNRPSAQECFDALKSEFSDSQSRLSALGLFPTLRLVKGVFGRDSHKVVLSSVFY, from the exons ATGGTTGTCAGAGTAATGGCTTCGCTACGTCGAATACTTCGCAAAAACGACTCCCCTGATAAAGACTCTCAAGCCATCTCACCTGAGAAACGGTGTTTTCATGAATGCGCGTTGGTCgacgatcatcttcatctcttcggtGGCTTCCATGGATCAAAATACTTTCCCCGCTATGAAATCTTTGTGACGAATGTTCGAAGAGCGGAAAAGAAGTGGATCCGTCGATTGACTGGAGGTCGAACGATTCCTCCACCTTGTCAGGGAGCACGATGTGTTGTCATCGACAAAATGATCTACTCATACGGGGGAAGAACAAAAGAGCGTCGTTGCCTGGGAATCGTTTATCGTCTcgatccgaagaaaatggaatggATGGAAGTAGCGACGCCTAtcggaggaaagaaaccgcACGAACGCTCATCATGCTGTTTGTGTGCAATTGCATCAAGAatgatcatgtttgggggaAGGAGCGAAGAGAAGATTCCTCGTGATCAACTTCAGTCTGGGGCAACTCAGGATAAGTACAACTGGAGTAATgatatttatgaatttcgacttgaagagggaaatgaaaaag GAATGTGGTTGGATTTGGAATTAAGTGGAACACGACCAAAACCACTTGTTGTcgctgccatggcaaccatTGACGAGCATCGAGCATTACTTCATGGAAGGGACGTGGAGAATGAATCTCACtctattttaattgatttaaaTCGCAAA TTGTGGACAGTCATTGATTTCAATGTGAAACCATCAGCAAGACGGGGCCATGCCATTTGTGAATTAGTGACAGAAGGattagaagacgaatcaaTTTGTCTTCTCCTTGGTGGTCAAATCTTCGACGAAACAAATTCAGACTATGTTTACGTTCTGGATTGTGACAATTCCAAAGCATATCCG ATGGACGTCGATTCACAATTGGGAAAAGTTATGTGGCACACATGTCATTGTGTGcagaacgaagacaagactaatgacgtcattgtctcTGGTGGTAATGACTCCACCTCTTGGCCGTATTCGTTCCGGCCTATTCTTAGCGGTTTTCATCTTG ACGTGAAAAACGAGCTGTACATGAAAATTAAACGAGATATTCTCTCGTCAAGACGGGGGGCGTCAGTTCGTGCAGCAACTTCATCTCCGCGTCTTTCACTTCCAAGTGAGAGAGAAGATATTGAAATGATGCAACGCGAGCTCGAGCATTTGCGACGAAGGTGCTCTGAATTGaccaaagaaaaatcgtctataAG agAAGAACTGACCTCTTCTCATCGCCTTGTTGAGCGCAAAGACGGAGAATTGGCTCAGATCAG gCGAGAATTAGCGTCTGTTcaagaggaaaaagacgagcagATTTCTTCCATTCA ACAGCAATTGGCCGCGTCTCAACGGCTTGGACAGGATAAAGACGGTGTCATTACTCGCATAAG ggATCAACTAACAACAGTGCAACGTAACCATAATGTTGCATTGACACGCTGCCAAACTCTGGAGGCATCTCGTAATGAAATGAAACGACGCCTTGAAGAATTCACTGACGTGTTGAACATCCGCGAAGATGAAGTACACCTGACTGATCAAAAAGTAGGATTCGGAGGATTTGCAA GCGTTTTTGTGAGCCGTTGGCGCGGAATGACGGTTGCAGTCAAAGAAATCCACGAGCTCATCACGAATCAACGCAACATGGCATTATTCAAACAAGAAGTCCTCGTCTGCAGTCGACTTCATCATCCCAATATCCTGACCGTTTGCGGAGCGGTGATGGCCGAAGGAATTCCTCTCCAAATGGTCATGGAATTACTCGAGGGATCAGTGAGCGAAGTCATCGACGCAGCTCACACTACCGGCTCTTACCTGACCATTTACGAGCAATTGTCTATTGCCATtgatatgacgtcaggtaTTTCATATCTTCATCAGATTCGTCCGCGTCCCTACGTGCACGGTGACGTCCGCCCGTCTAATATCCTCGTCACAAGAGATATGAAAGTGAAAGTGGGCGACTTGGGAACGGCTCATCTGATTGAGAGTTCTCTGTCGGCTGGCCCTGTCAGTCAGCAATATCTCGCTCCGGAAAGATCACCGCGTTCTGACGGCACTGCCGCTTCTAGCTCGTTGCCTAGCGACGTGTACAGCGTTGGCGTTTCTTTGATAGAGATTTTCACCGGGGTGGGTCCCATTCCTGAAGTGAGGCAGACTCAATTGGATGCTCTCGCTAATCGTCCTAATCTTTTAATGCTTTGCTCTCGTTTGATTGACGATGACCCTAACAATCGACCCTCAGCACAAGAATGCTTTGATGCGCTGAAGAGTGAGTTTAGTGACAGTCAAAGTCGTTTGTCAGCGCTTGGGCTGTTTCCAACGCTACGACTGGTGAAGGGAGTTTTTGGAAGAGACAGTCACAAAGTCGTACTATCAAGTGTTTTTTATTAA
- the LOC136195219 gene encoding uncharacterized protein gives MFTCQAKTSVQDLLQAFPWGQWRGMKVAVKKIHDLITSQRNVEMFRREVLVCSRLHHPNIMIVCGAVITEGSPLQIVMELLEGSVSEVIDAAHASGSYLTNYEQLSIAMDMTSGISYLHQIRPRPYVHGDIRPSNVLVTRDMKVKVGDLGAAHIIESSLSAGPMSPPYLAPERFSESGSPATSSTLNSDVYSVGVSLLEIFTGVGPIPEERQTQLDALASRPDLFMLCSRLIGRNPANRMSAQRCFDTLKVNFVEHERGLTAENILTAKRIVSGVFEGDTRKVILPKISID, from the exons ATGTTCACCTGTCAAGCAAAAACCTCGGTTCAGGATCTTTTGCAG GCGTTTCCGTGGGGCCAATGGCGCGGAATGAAAGTCGCcgtgaagaaaattcacgACCTCATTACAAGTCAACGCAACGTGGAAAtgtttcgacgagaagtccTCGTATGCAGTCGACTCCATCATCCCAATATAATGATCGTATGTGGAGCGGTCATAACCGAAGGATCTCCTCTCCAAATCGTCATGGAATTACTCGAAGGATCCGTCAGTGAAGTCATCGACGCCGCCCACGCATCCGGATCCTATTTGACCAATTACGAGCAGCTGTCTATTGCCAtggatatgacgtcaggtaTATCGTATCTTCATCAGATTCGTCCTCGACCCTACGTCCACGGCGACATTCGCCCTTCAAATGTTCTCGTCACGAGAGATATGAAGGTAAAAGTGGGTGACTTGGGAGCGGCTCATATTATCGAGAGTTCTCTGTCCGCTGGTCCAATGAGCCCTCCTTATCTCGCTCCAGAAAGGTTTTCTGAGTCTGGCAGTCCTGCCACTTCGAGCACGTTGAATAGTGACGTGTACAGCGTTGGCGTGTCATTACTTGAGATCTTCACGGGTGTGGGTCCTATTCCAGAGGAGAGGCAGACTCAGCTTGATGCTCTTGCTAGTCGTCCTGATTTATTCATGCTTTGCTCTCGCTTGATTGGTCGTAATCCCGCCAATCGAATGTCAGCACAAAGGTGCTTTGACACGCTAAAAGTTAATTTTGTCGAACATGAAAGGGGTTTAACAGCTGAAAACATTCTCACAGCAAAGAGAATAGTTAGTGGTGTTTTTGAGGGAGACACTCGTAAGGTCATCCTCCCAAAAATATCTATCGATTGA